The following coding sequences lie in one Mus musculus strain C57BL/6J chromosome 11, GRCm38.p6 C57BL/6J genomic window:
- the Aurkb gene encoding aurora kinase B isoform X1, with protein sequence MQPEASFLLASPRHPNILQLYNYFYDQQRIYLILEYAPRGELYKELQKSRTFDEQRTATIMEELSDALTYCHKKKVIHRDIKPENLLLGLQGELKIADFGWSVHAPSLRRKTMCGTLDYLPPEMIEGRMHNEMVDLWCIGVLCYELMVGNPPFESPSHSETYRRIVKVDLKFPSSVPSGAQDLISKLLKHNPWQRLPLAEVAAHPWVRANSRRVLPPSAL encoded by the exons ATGCAGCCTGAAGCTTCTTTTCTCCTTGCATCCCCCAGACATCCCAACATCCTTCAACTCTACAACTACTTCTACGACCAGCAGAGGATCTACTTAATCCTGGAATACGCCCCTCGCGGGGAACTCTACAAGGAACTGCAGAAGAGTCGGACCTTCGATGAGCAGCGGACTGCCACG ATCATGGAGGAACTGTCAGATGCCCTGACCTACTGCCACAAGAAGAAGGTAATTCACAGAGACATAAAGCCGGAGAACCTGCTGTTAGGTCTGCAGGGAGAACTGAAGATTGCAGACTTTGGCTGGTCGGTGCATGCCCCATCCCTGAG GAGGAAGACCATGTGCGGCACGCTGGACTATCTGCCCCCAGAGATGATTGAGGGGCGCATGCATAATGAAATGGTAGATCTATGGTGCATCGGGGTGCTCTGCTATGAACTGATGGTGGGGAACCCACCCTTCGAGAGCCCTAGCCACAGTGAGACGTATCGTCGGATTGTCAAG GTGGACCtgaagttcccctcttctgtgccTTCGGGCGCCCAGGACCTCATCTCCAAGCTGCTCAAACATAACCCCTGGCAACGGCTGCCCCTGGCGGAGGTTGCAGCTCACCCTTGGGTCCGGGCCAACTCAAGGAGggttctgcctccctctgccctttAG